CGTCGGCATCGCGAACGGCTTGGTCGAGGCGGCCGTCAATCCGCTCATCGCCACGATCTATCCGCACGAGAAGACGTCGAAACTGACGACGCTGCACGCGTGGTTCCCCGGAGGCGTGGTGATCGGCGGCGTGCTCGCGTTCCTGATGACGCAGGGGCACTTCGGCTGGAAGGCCAAGGTGCTCACGCTGCTCGTGCCGTCGGTGATCTACCTCGTGATGTTCATCGGCCAGCGCTTCCCTGCCACGGAACGCGAAGCCGCCGGCGTGCCGTTCGTCGACATGTTCAAGGAGCTCGCGCGTCCCCTGTTCCTCCTCGTGTGGTTCTGCATGGTCCTCACGGCCAGCACGGAACTGGGTGCGGGGAGCTGGATTCCGACGATCTTCAATCGTGTGGCCGAGAGCGCCACGCAGGCCGGCATCCTGCAGGTTGTCTGGATCAACATGGTGATGTACGTGATGCGGCAGTTCGGGCACGGCATCACGCATCGCATCGCCCCGACAGCGCTCATTGCGGCGAGCGCCGTCATCGCCTCCGGTGGCCTGTACCTCTTCAGCCACGCGACAACGGTCATGAGCGCGTTCCTGTGGGCCGGCGTGTTCGCGGTCGGTATCGCGTTCTGGTGGCCGACGATGCTCGGCATCACGTCGGAGCGCTTCCCGCGATCGGGCGCACTCGGCCTGGCGGTCATCGGCGCCACGGGCAGCTTTGCCACGGCCCTGTCAGGTCCGGTGATGGGCTGGCTGAGCGAGACCTATGGCACCGCCCGGGTCCTGCCGATCTGGTCCGCCCTGCCGCTGCTGCTCATCGTCATCTTCGGCGCCATCTACATGGCCGACAAGGCGAAGGGCGGCTACAAGGTGGAGCGCATCTGACGATTTCGGTATGGTGGATCGTCAGGAGGCCTTCCCATGCCCGTACTGAACCGGTTCACACCATATTGCTTTGCCCTGCTGCGCATCGTCGGGGGCGCATTGTTCGCGCTGCATGGCGCGCAGAAACTCTTCGGAGTGCTTGGTGGCACGCAGCAGCCGCTCGCGTCGATGATGGGCCTTGCCGGCATCATCGAGTTCTTCGGGGGCGTGCTCGTGGCGATCGGGCTGTTCTCGCCGTATGCCGCGTTCATCGCCAGCGGTCAGATGGCCTCCGCGTATTTCATGGCCCACGCGCCACAGAGCTTCTGGCCCATCCTCAACGGCGGCGAGTTGGCGGCGCTCTACTGCTTCCTGTTCCTGTTCATCGCCGCCCACGGCTCGGGTCCCCTGAGCATCGACGCAATGCGCGCGAAACGGTGATTGCCAGGGGCTGAAGCCCCTGGCCTCCATCAGGAAATTCCGCCGGCCCTTATCGCTCGCCCGGTGCCCGGTGCCCGGTGCCGGTTGCCCGGTGCCCGGTTGCCGGTTGCCCGGTGCCCGGTTATCGGTTGCCGGTTGCCCGTTGCCGGTTGCCGGAGGGGTAGAGAAGAATCGCGATCAGGTAACACGCCGCGATCGCGACCAGCAGGACACGATAGCCGGTGACGAGGGCCAGGTATTCGGCCACGCCGCCGACCATGGCACCGAGGAGGTTGGCACCGTAGGCGAACGCGACGTTGTCTGTCT
The Acidobacteriota bacterium DNA segment above includes these coding regions:
- a CDS encoding MFS transporter; protein product: MNQRRLFVASCVALIATAMSFAIRGDIMGDVQQELHLTDVQVGWILGAAFWGFGLSILFGGPLCDLLGMGTIMRLAAAGHIIGALLTIVSTNFTIFFLSTVVVGIANGLVEAAVNPLIATIYPHEKTSKLTTLHAWFPGGVVIGGVLAFLMTQGHFGWKAKVLTLLVPSVIYLVMFIGQRFPATEREAAGVPFVDMFKELARPLFLLVWFCMVLTASTELGAGSWIPTIFNRVAESATQAGILQVVWINMVMYVMRQFGHGITHRIAPTALIAASAVIASGGLYLFSHATTVMSAFLWAGVFAVGIAFWWPTMLGITSERFPRSGALGLAVIGATGSFATALSGPVMGWLSETYGTARVLPIWSALPLLLIVIFGAIYMADKAKGGYKVERI
- a CDS encoding DoxX family protein; the protein is MPVLNRFTPYCFALLRIVGGALFALHGAQKLFGVLGGTQQPLASMMGLAGIIEFFGGVLVAIGLFSPYAAFIASGQMASAYFMAHAPQSFWPILNGGELAALYCFLFLFIAAHGSGPLSIDAMRAKR